A genomic window from Ignavibacteria bacterium includes:
- a CDS encoding T9SS type A sorting domain-containing protein: protein MSPDGNIDMMYVQFRRADMCGMTSGGYGALYVDYSTINYNKQVNGCGLCFEGSGVMGINGWKMPIGAAIGYFRHEYCHYTLGNHRPYSTIAGGDGTHFAFGYELGFAPQDLITVGLADVTTYTGSTNSFTLEDLQTTGEVLKIPTTNSGEYFLISNRRRIAGDGDYTWDCNMAGDTAMGEPFKQFRDYSKGLYIYHVSDGSNYESMVDLECADGLWNWGLNGTSTPDWNAGQYLPVFYKTGIGRNDDNPGDWVGSSTRMQSRDGHSVDDYTYSTNTGYHNKWFTIGERHTSLGDQGSDRVFTNNEEQWCSRETMGDRWDAWTIGYNQVFSPYSSPNTKDRSGNQTGIFIIYDGLSSNTATVKVYQAAANTSEEEAILEATSPSKPMLYRAVEIANCNGTVGHPRIIWDNNLEPDMERVVSRDTYKRYKIYRAASTNPNVAPLTYNYHATYDDYTPNDTANFIDNGILNGAEVYCGLGGSSTNDTYFRYKIVAVDKYDDESVPSDFVSIKANSIIPDSPNFSNNEIPTSFSLLQNYPNPFNPSTKIKFELPQNTFVTLKVYNAVGQVVAELVNNEYKNAGRYSVNFDGIKLASGIYFYSIEAGVYKDVKKMVLLK from the coding sequence ATGTCACCAGACGGTAACATAGATATGATGTATGTACAATTCAGAAGAGCGGATATGTGCGGAATGACCTCAGGTGGTTACGGCGCGCTTTATGTAGATTACTCAACAATAAACTATAATAAGCAGGTGAATGGCTGCGGTCTATGCTTTGAAGGTTCCGGTGTAATGGGCATAAACGGTTGGAAAATGCCTATTGGCGCTGCAATAGGTTACTTCAGGCATGAATACTGTCATTACACTCTTGGCAACCACAGGCCATACAGCACTATAGCGGGAGGTGACGGTACGCATTTTGCTTTTGGATATGAACTTGGTTTTGCCCCTCAGGATCTGATAACAGTCGGTTTGGCAGATGTAACAACATACACAGGGTCAACAAACAGCTTTACACTTGAAGACCTGCAGACAACAGGCGAAGTTTTAAAAATACCTACAACAAACAGCGGAGAGTATTTCCTGATATCAAACAGGAGAAGAATTGCGGGAGATGGTGATTATACCTGGGACTGCAACATGGCTGGTGATACCGCAATGGGTGAGCCTTTTAAACAATTTAGAGATTATAGTAAAGGGTTATATATTTATCATGTTTCGGACGGAAGTAATTATGAATCAATGGTTGACCTTGAATGCGCTGATGGTTTATGGAACTGGGGCTTAAACGGCACTTCAACGCCGGATTGGAATGCAGGGCAATATTTACCTGTGTTTTATAAAACAGGTATTGGCAGAAATGATGATAACCCGGGTGACTGGGTGGGCAGCAGTACACGCATGCAAAGCAGGGATGGGCACAGTGTTGATGATTATACTTATTCCACAAATACAGGATATCATAATAAATGGTTTACAATCGGTGAAAGGCATACTTCGCTTGGAGATCAGGGATCTGACAGGGTTTTCACAAATAATGAAGAACAATGGTGTTCCCGTGAAACAATGGGCGATAGATGGGACGCCTGGACTATTGGTTATAACCAGGTTTTCAGCCCATATTCAAGTCCGAATACAAAGGATAGAAGCGGTAATCAAACAGGTATTTTCATCATATACGATGGATTATCAAGTAACACAGCTACTGTTAAGGTTTACCAGGCAGCAGCAAATACTTCAGAAGAAGAAGCTATTCTCGAAGCCACATCGCCCTCAAAACCAATGCTTTACAGGGCAGTTGAAATTGCCAATTGTAACGGAACAGTTGGTCATCCAAGGATAATATGGGATAATAATTTAGAGCCTGATATGGAAAGGGTTGTTTCCAGGGATACTTATAAAAGATACAAAATATACAGGGCTGCATCAACAAATCCAAATGTAGCGCCGTTAACTTATAATTATCATGCAACGTATGATGATTATACACCAAATGATACTGCTAACTTCATCGATAACGGCATTCTAAATGGTGCTGAAGTGTATTGTGGTTTAGGAGGTTCAAGTACCAACGATACATATTTCAGATACAAAATAGTTGCCGTTGATAAATATGATGATGAGTCAGTTCCATCAGATTTTGTTTCTATCAAAGCAAACTCAATAATTCCCGATAGTCCGAATTTCTCTAATAATGAAATTCCAACAAGCTTCTCTTTACTTCAAAATTATCCAAATCCTTTCAACCCTTCAACGAAAATTAAATTCGAGCTGCCGCAGAATACTTTTGTTACATTGAAAGTTTATAACGCAGTTGGTCAAGTTGTTGCGGAGCTTGTTAACAATGAATACAAAAACGCAGGCAGATATTCAGTAAATTTTGATGGTATTAAACTTGCAAGCGGTATTTACTTCTATTCAATTGAAGCCGGTGTTTACAAAGACGTAAAGAAAATGGTGCTGTTAAAGTAA
- a CDS encoding NADH-quinone oxidoreductase subunit J yields the protein MIWNAENIITLLFAILALGSAIMMITRRSPITSALYLVVNFFAISGVYLMLRSQFVAIIQILVYAGAIMVLFLFVIMLLNLSGEKKLTETVTYKKLSAIILALMLFASLGITAFFAFFGKFKNMNPNAEVMGTIESVGKELYTTYSFPFELVSFVLLAAIVGAIVLAQKKFE from the coding sequence ATGATCTGGAATGCAGAAAATATAATAACGCTTTTATTTGCCATCCTTGCGCTTGGTTCGGCAATAATGATGATCACAAGACGCAGCCCGATAACCAGCGCACTTTATCTTGTTGTTAATTTTTTTGCAATCTCAGGCGTTTACCTTATGCTTCGTTCACAGTTTGTGGCAATTATCCAGATCCTGGTATACGCAGGCGCAATCATGGTATTGTTCCTTTTCGTTATCATGTTATTGAACTTAAGCGGAGAAAAAAAACTTACCGAAACAGTTACATATAAAAAATTATCCGCAATTATACTTGCATTAATGCTGTTTGCATCACTGGGTATAACCGCATTTTTCGCATTTTTCGGTAAGTTTAAAAACATGAATCCAAACGCTGAAGTTATGGGTACAATAGAATCAGTCGGCAAAGAGCTTTATACTACTTATTCATTCCCGTTTGAGCTTGTTTCATTCGTTTTGCTGGCAGCAATAGTCGGCGCAATAGTTCTGGCACAAAAGAAGTTTGAATAA
- a CDS encoding response regulator transcription factor, with protein sequence MEKIKLVIADDHHIFRKGILSIVSEDTGIEVTGEASNGDEALRLITEINPDIAILDIDMPGLSGLDVARKVKAQKLATKIVILTIHKDKEYFDEALELDIKAYVLKESIANDLLDCIKRVSVGEYYISSAISGYLVEKNKSAAKQNGLEKLTNAEREILKLIAQNKTSSQIAAELFRSVRTIENHRNNICNKLGLKGPHALLLYAIQYKSII encoded by the coding sequence TTGGAAAAAATAAAATTAGTAATTGCTGATGATCATCACATATTCCGCAAAGGGATACTGAGTATCGTTTCTGAAGATACGGGAATTGAAGTAACCGGCGAAGCCTCAAACGGTGATGAAGCTTTAAGGCTTATAACTGAAATTAATCCTGATATTGCAATTCTTGATATAGATATGCCCGGCTTAAGCGGGCTTGATGTTGCACGAAAAGTAAAAGCCCAAAAGCTGGCAACTAAGATAGTTATATTAACTATTCATAAGGATAAGGAATATTTTGATGAAGCCCTGGAGCTTGATATAAAAGCCTATGTTTTGAAAGAAAGCATTGCAAATGATCTTTTAGACTGTATTAAAAGAGTTTCTGTCGGTGAGTATTATATAAGTTCGGCAATTTCAGGTTATTTAGTTGAAAAAAACAAGTCTGCAGCGAAGCAAAACGGCTTAGAAAAGCTGACAAATGCCGAGCGGGAGATCCTTAAACTTATTGCACAGAATAAGACCAGTTCGCAGATCGCCGCTGAACTTTTCCGCAGTGTTAGAACTATTGAAAATCACAGAAATAATATATGCAATAAGCTGGGATTAAAAGGTCCACATGCCCTGCTTCTTTACGCAATTCAGTATAAATCAATAATTTAA
- the trpS gene encoding tryptophan--tRNA ligase, which produces MASPSQPTSPKKRILSGVKPTGKVHIGNYLGAMQGHVNMQDDRENYIFIADLHSLTTVKNKAELQELILDLAMDYLALGLDPNKAVFFRQSDVPEHAELTWVLNCLTPMPMLELAHAYKDAVAKGIKEINAGLFTYPVLMAVDILIYKPDIVPVGKDQKQHVEIARDLAGKFNRIYGDVFKLPEPFIPEEVAVVIGTDGQKMSKSYGNTIEIFATDKALKKQIMGIVTDSTPVEAPKEPDTIYKLYSYFASESEKAALLERYRAGGMGYGDAKKLLLEKVIETFKPFREERERLKNDISYVKDILKKGAERARSVASATKAEVWDKTGLSI; this is translated from the coding sequence ATGGCTTCACCCTCACAACCTACATCACCGAAAAAAAGAATTCTCTCAGGCGTTAAGCCCACAGGCAAGGTGCATATTGGAAATTATCTTGGCGCTATGCAGGGGCATGTTAACATGCAGGATGACCGTGAGAATTATATTTTTATAGCTGACCTGCACTCGCTTACCACTGTTAAAAATAAAGCAGAGCTTCAGGAGCTGATTCTTGATCTGGCAATGGATTATCTCGCTTTGGGGCTTGACCCCAACAAAGCAGTCTTCTTCAGGCAAAGTGATGTGCCTGAACATGCAGAGCTTACCTGGGTACTTAACTGCCTCACACCAATGCCTATGCTTGAGCTGGCTCATGCATACAAGGATGCAGTTGCTAAGGGAATTAAGGAAATTAATGCGGGTCTGTTTACATATCCGGTACTAATGGCGGTTGATATACTTATCTACAAGCCCGATATTGTTCCGGTAGGCAAAGACCAGAAACAGCATGTAGAAATAGCGCGTGATCTGGCCGGAAAGTTCAACCGTATTTACGGCGATGTGTTTAAGCTGCCTGAGCCGTTTATACCTGAAGAAGTAGCTGTTGTAATAGGAACTGACGGGCAGAAAATGAGCAAAAGCTACGGTAATACTATTGAAATTTTCGCAACTGATAAAGCTTTAAAGAAACAGATAATGGGAATTGTTACTGATTCCACACCGGTAGAAGCCCCGAAAGAACCTGATACAATATATAAGCTTTACTCTTATTTTGCATCGGAAAGTGAAAAAGCTGCGCTTCTTGAGCGCTACCGCGCAGGCGGTATGGGCTACGGCGATGCAAAGAAATTGCTGCTTGAAAAAGTAATAGAAACATTCAAGCCTTTCCGTGAAGAGCGTGAACGCCTGAAAAATGATATTTCTTATGTAAAGGATATTCTTAAAAAGGGCGCTGAAAGAGCAAGGTCAGTTGCTTCTGCAACTAAAGCAGAGGTTTGGGATAAAACTGGATTAAGTATTTAA
- a CDS encoding SAM-dependent methyltransferase — MENTQDFWQKRWIDNKTGWDIGYAAPPITDLIDTLTDKNIKILIPGAGNAYEAEYLFKNGFSNVYVMDIAAKPLENLGQRVPDFPREQLLNENFFEHTGQYDLIIEQTFFIAIDPALRQEYVLKMKELLKPTGHLTGLLIFKDEPSQGGPPYVDTKENYRKYFEGEFNILKYEIAENSIKPRAGWEVFIDMVKIV; from the coding sequence ATGGAAAACACTCAGGACTTCTGGCAGAAACGGTGGATCGATAATAAAACCGGGTGGGATATCGGATATGCTGCACCGCCGATTACTGATCTAATCGATACACTTACTGATAAAAATATAAAAATTCTGATACCCGGTGCCGGAAATGCGTATGAAGCAGAGTACCTGTTTAAAAATGGATTTAGTAACGTTTACGTTATGGATATAGCGGCAAAGCCGCTTGAAAATTTAGGTCAGCGCGTACCGGACTTTCCCCGGGAACAACTGCTTAATGAAAACTTTTTTGAGCATACAGGCCAGTATGACCTCATCATTGAACAAACATTTTTTATTGCTATCGATCCGGCATTAAGGCAGGAATACGTTTTAAAGATGAAAGAACTGCTTAAGCCTACCGGTCATTTAACGGGACTATTAATTTTCAAAGATGAACCTTCACAGGGCGGGCCGCCTTACGTAGATACAAAAGAAAATTACCGTAAATATTTTGAAGGTGAGTTTAATATCCTGAAGTATGAAATTGCAGAAAACTCAATAAAACCCCGTGCAGGATGGGAAGTGTTCATTGATATGGTGAAAATTGTATAA
- a CDS encoding T9SS type A sorting domain-containing protein, which yields MKKITLCFFIVIFFNCTSVAQWILQHNNISTLYDIQFVNNLTGWAIGVNSVVLKTTNGGINWLNQQSNLSGSKNLIGLSMINENTGYISGWFETILKTTNSGINWLIISDGPIGQGNSWNSSFFLNEQTGWICGFLGVIKRTTNGGISWDSLNTGNSTPLREIEFINSQTGWVAGDGGYLRKTTNSGTNWTIQITGTTADFWYNSLQFINNNSGWVVGYDNIIYSTTNSGSNWDTLSTLPGICVHFANALTGWVGGNAGAVYKTTNGGTIWLQQNNPVSSFITSLYFYNDSLGWASVGGRIINTTNGGTYVAVEPISNDSPVEYKLFQNYPNPFNSETTLEFSIMKAGLVRLEIFNSMGQLIEIILEQDMKTGYYRSNWNATNYPSGIYFYRLIANNYIETKKMILNK from the coding sequence ATGAAAAAAATAACACTTTGCTTTTTCATTGTCATATTTTTTAATTGCACTTCAGTTGCACAATGGATTCTACAGCATAATAATATCTCTACATTATATGATATACAATTTGTCAACAACTTAACAGGCTGGGCAATTGGAGTTAATAGTGTGGTTTTAAAGACAACTAATGGGGGAATAAATTGGTTAAACCAACAAAGTAATTTAAGCGGAAGCAAAAATCTAATTGGTTTATCAATGATTAATGAAAATACAGGATACATTTCAGGGTGGTTTGAAACGATTTTGAAGACCACAAATAGCGGTATAAATTGGCTAATTATTAGTGATGGACCCATTGGACAAGGAAACAGCTGGAACTCATCATTCTTTCTAAACGAACAAACTGGTTGGATATGTGGTTTTCTAGGCGTTATTAAAAGAACAACCAACGGGGGTATTTCATGGGATTCATTGAATACTGGAAATTCTACACCTTTAAGAGAAATTGAGTTTATTAACAGTCAAACAGGTTGGGTAGCTGGAGATGGCGGATACCTGCGTAAGACAACAAACAGCGGAACTAACTGGACTATACAGATAACGGGTACTACAGCAGATTTTTGGTATAACTCATTACAATTTATCAACAATAATTCCGGCTGGGTTGTTGGTTATGATAACATAATTTATTCAACAACGAACAGTGGATCAAATTGGGATACCTTATCCACATTACCTGGAATCTGTGTTCACTTTGCAAATGCTCTTACTGGATGGGTTGGAGGAAATGCAGGTGCTGTATACAAAACAACAAACGGCGGAACAATATGGTTACAGCAGAACAACCCTGTATCGAGTTTTATAACATCTTTGTATTTTTACAATGATTCATTAGGTTGGGCTAGTGTTGGGGGAAGAATAATAAATACAACGAATGGCGGTACATACGTTGCAGTTGAGCCAATAAGTAATGATTCACCTGTTGAATATAAACTATTTCAAAACTACCCAAATCCATTTAATAGTGAAACAACATTAGAATTTAGCATAATGAAAGCAGGTTTGGTAAGACTTGAAATATTTAACTCAATGGGTCAATTAATTGAAATAATTCTTGAACAGGATATGAAAACAGGTTATTATCGTTCAAATTGGAATGCTACAAATTATCCTAGTGGAATATATTTTTACAGACTTATCGCAAATAACTATATTGAAACCAAAAAAATGATATTAAATAAATAG
- a CDS encoding GIY-YIG nuclease family protein — MKAVSEILSPEAVETISSLNDTVFTVFDVETTGLSAVNNRMTEIGIVKIRGGEIIDEYETLMNPGEFIPPYITQMTGITNEMVHKKPAFEELAPQILNFIGSGGVILGGHNVRFDYSFLNESLLRAGYNRLEYPSLCTARLARRLSRSLPSKSLDSLKRHFGIHTKRKHRAIDDARATAQILSIFIEQLVSEFEFETADEIIGFQFKKIYDDTKTTTRFKKLKINLKEVPQKPGIYFMFNKNDEIIYIGKAKSLKERLGSYFYHNTSHSTKVKKLVRYVHRVEWETTGSELSALLAESRMIKSHKPRFNSAIKSYRKFPFIKIDVNRAFPKVQKVFEIIPDGAKYYGPFASSFTVNNLIERINRLYKLRKCDDINLKPAKNHSTCMYFEIGQCGAPCNFTSSAAEYHREVKRVDKFLLSDSEEGAVRFLEREMEIAAGEENFEHASHLRDNIADLRKVMLNIELTNSIVELQNYIIKCKNSIDETSYEIFLMVNGKAAKTYIIDEISKNDAEYLQNIQEEINYLYFSGALFKEYVFGKAYHKFKIDEIDSLKIISNWVYRNYKPSRVMKMTAKTRLEDVMKFIIKK; from the coding sequence TTGAAAGCCGTATCTGAAATATTATCTCCTGAAGCTGTTGAAACAATATCATCATTAAATGATACAGTATTCACTGTGTTTGATGTTGAGACAACAGGATTAAGCGCGGTTAATAACCGCATGACTGAAATAGGCATAGTTAAGATAAGAGGCGGCGAAATTATCGATGAATACGAAACCCTGATGAATCCGGGTGAATTTATACCGCCTTATATCACACAAATGACGGGAATCACCAATGAAATGGTTCACAAAAAACCGGCGTTTGAAGAATTAGCTCCGCAAATACTGAATTTTATTGGCAGCGGCGGTGTGATACTCGGCGGCCATAATGTAAGATTTGATTACAGTTTCCTAAATGAGTCGCTGCTGAGGGCAGGCTATAACAGGCTAGAGTATCCTTCACTTTGCACTGCAAGGCTTGCTCGCAGGCTTAGCCGCTCGCTTCCTTCAAAATCACTGGATTCATTAAAGCGGCATTTTGGCATACACACCAAACGCAAACACAGGGCAATTGATGATGCCCGCGCGACAGCGCAGATACTTTCTATTTTTATAGAGCAGCTTGTAAGTGAATTTGAGTTTGAGACAGCAGATGAGATAATCGGGTTTCAGTTCAAAAAGATATATGATGATACAAAAACAACAACAAGATTCAAAAAGCTTAAGATAAACCTGAAGGAAGTACCGCAAAAGCCCGGCATATATTTTATGTTCAACAAAAATGATGAGATAATATATATAGGTAAAGCAAAAAGTCTTAAAGAGCGCCTGGGCTCTTATTTTTACCACAATACTTCACACTCTACAAAGGTTAAAAAGCTGGTGAGGTATGTTCACAGGGTTGAGTGGGAAACAACCGGCTCTGAGCTTTCCGCCCTTCTGGCTGAAAGCCGGATGATAAAATCACATAAGCCCAGATTCAATTCAGCGATTAAATCATACCGCAAGTTTCCATTCATAAAGATCGATGTTAACCGGGCATTCCCAAAAGTACAGAAGGTATTTGAAATAATACCTGACGGCGCAAAATATTACGGTCCATTTGCAAGCTCATTTACAGTAAACAACCTAATTGAAAGAATTAACCGGCTTTACAAGCTGCGCAAGTGCGATGATATAAACCTGAAGCCGGCAAAAAACCATAGTACCTGCATGTATTTTGAAATCGGCCAATGCGGAGCGCCGTGTAATTTTACATCAAGCGCGGCTGAGTACCACCGGGAAGTAAAGCGTGTTGATAAATTCCTGCTCTCTGATTCTGAAGAAGGGGCGGTGAGATTCCTTGAGCGTGAAATGGAAATTGCAGCGGGTGAGGAAAATTTCGAACATGCTTCGCATCTGCGCGATAATATTGCTGACCTTCGGAAAGTTATGCTTAATATCGAGCTTACTAATTCTATTGTTGAGCTTCAGAACTATATTATTAAATGTAAAAATTCCATTGATGAAACTTCATATGAAATATTTTTGATGGTTAACGGCAAGGCTGCAAAGACTTATATTATCGATGAAATTTCAAAAAACGATGCTGAGTATCTGCAGAACATACAGGAAGAAATAAATTACCTGTATTTCAGCGGGGCTTTATTTAAAGAGTATGTATTTGGAAAAGCATATCATAAATTCAAGATAGATGAAATCGATTCACTTAAAATAATTTCCAACTGGGTTTACAGGAACTATAAGCCTTCGAGGGTCATGAAAATGACAGCTAAAACAAGGCTCGAGGATGTAATGAAGTTTATAATTAAAAAGTGA
- a CDS encoding zinc-binding dehydrogenase, which translates to MKAVILNENGGIDKLIYTEEHPVPDIKPGEVLVNIKATSVNRADLVIRGGYPGLALNFPHILGGDIAGVVAKTGGDVKGFKEGERVAAWSIVSEADDDWSKKGKAGQSISWQYFGMHRNGSYAEYCAVPASSLIKLPENVSFEDAACLPVAGLTAYHAVKTVGDVQKGDKFFIWGGTSGLGIIAIQLAKALGAEVFATAGFSHKIDFLKQLGVDHIFNHRDGSAIDDEVMKITGGLGIDVILDYVGPEAFPKNFKMVKKGGKILFCGILTGREAMVSLHQTYLRHISLLGLYLGEKNELEVLIKLVSEGKIKPHIGASLDLKDAAKAHEMMAKGEVIGKIVLKI; encoded by the coding sequence ATGAAGGCAGTAATATTAAATGAAAACGGCGGCATTGATAAACTCATCTACACCGAAGAACACCCTGTACCTGATATAAAACCCGGTGAAGTGCTGGTGAACATTAAAGCTACTTCTGTTAACAGGGCTGATCTTGTGATCCGCGGAGGGTATCCCGGACTTGCTCTTAACTTTCCGCATATTTTAGGCGGCGATATTGCAGGTGTTGTTGCGAAAACAGGAGGTGATGTAAAAGGATTTAAAGAAGGTGAAAGGGTCGCAGCGTGGTCAATAGTTTCAGAAGCTGATGATGACTGGTCTAAAAAAGGCAAAGCCGGGCAATCCATAAGCTGGCAGTATTTTGGGATGCACCGAAATGGTTCATATGCGGAATATTGCGCGGTACCTGCTTCATCATTAATTAAGCTGCCTGAAAATGTTTCCTTTGAAGATGCTGCCTGCCTGCCGGTGGCGGGTCTTACTGCTTACCATGCAGTTAAAACTGTGGGTGATGTTCAAAAGGGTGATAAATTCTTTATCTGGGGCGGTACCAGCGGACTTGGAATAATTGCCATTCAGCTTGCTAAAGCGCTTGGCGCAGAGGTTTTTGCCACTGCGGGATTCTCGCACAAGATAGACTTTCTGAAACAATTAGGGGTTGACCACATATTCAATCATCGTGATGGTTCAGCTATAGATGATGAGGTTATGAAAATCACCGGCGGCCTTGGTATTGATGTGATACTTGATTACGTCGGACCCGAAGCATTTCCGAAAAATTTTAAAATGGTAAAAAAAGGCGGCAAGATATTGTTTTGCGGAATTCTGACAGGAAGGGAAGCGATGGTTTCGCTGCACCAGACTTATTTGCGGCATATCAGCCTGCTGGGTTTATATCTCGGTGAAAAAAATGAGCTTGAAGTGCTGATAAAGCTGGTTAGCGAAGGAAAGATCAAGCCGCATATCGGCGCATCCCTTGATCTTAAAGATGCAGCGAAGGCACATGAAATGATGGCAAAGGGTGAGGTGATCGGGAAGATAGTATTGAAGATCTGA
- a CDS encoding sensor histidine kinase → MGKKSGYVWVLFMLLTILVIDGYYQVQSSPVPIWQTQWFFWRLCAILLIVIGALFYYYLEYSKKKNKELEEFKEKIIEQQESEWKVIAGELHDSIGQNLSAINIFLQQELKSTPEPSPKVIEASSLVVETVDEVRRISQRLYPKQIERLGLTVSIEAMIQRISSASGINFNCKIDNIDNILPRENEVQYFRVVQELINNIMKHSHAKNVTFIVRKSVMFIVTEISDDGVGFENSDPAKLGFGLINIDERLRMIKAVYEFNSEKGKGTNFKITMPIK, encoded by the coding sequence ATGGGTAAAAAGTCAGGTTATGTATGGGTTTTATTTATGCTGTTAACCATCCTGGTAATAGATGGTTATTACCAGGTACAAAGCTCGCCAGTACCTATCTGGCAGACCCAGTGGTTCTTTTGGCGGCTTTGCGCAATATTACTAATAGTAATAGGAGCCCTCTTTTATTATTACCTTGAGTATTCAAAGAAAAAAAATAAAGAGCTTGAGGAATTCAAAGAAAAGATAATTGAGCAGCAGGAATCAGAATGGAAAGTAATCGCGGGAGAGCTGCATGACAGCATAGGGCAGAACCTGAGCGCGATAAACATTTTCCTTCAGCAGGAACTGAAAAGTACACCCGAGCCTTCGCCGAAGGTCATAGAAGCTTCTTCACTCGTAGTTGAAACAGTTGATGAGGTGCGCCGCATTTCCCAAAGGCTCTACCCTAAACAGATCGAAAGGCTGGGCTTAACGGTTTCCATTGAAGCGATGATACAGCGGATATCATCGGCATCTGGAATAAATTTTAACTGTAAAATCGATAATATCGATAACATTCTGCCCCGTGAGAACGAGGTGCAGTATTTCAGGGTAGTGCAGGAGCTGATAAACAATATCATGAAACATTCACATGCCAAAAACGTTACATTTATTGTAAGGAAGTCAGTTATGTTCATTGTAACTGAGATCTCAGATGACGGAGTTGGGTTCGAAAATTCTGACCCTGCTAAGCTTGGCTTCGGTCTGATAAATATCGATGAGAGATTACGGATGATTAAGGCTGTGTATGAGTTTAATTCAGAAAAAGGTAAGGGCACAAATTTTAAGATAACTATGCCCATAAAATGA
- a CDS encoding T9SS type A sorting domain-containing protein, whose product MKKAVYILLTISLFHSFAGAQWVQQNGGTTVTLYNIDFVDVNTGWIVGTASKILKTTNGGLNWVTQIPSIPLNRELNDIQMFDANTGYIAGWTNTFLKTTNGGDNWVQLSGPSVTNGSLNAISFNDVNTGWVCAFLGIIWRTTNGGLTWDSLNTGNTAQLRDIQFINSQTGWVTGDVGYMRKTTNGGLNWFFQFFGTFSDYWYNSLMFINVNTGWVVSYNNKIFRTTNAGLNWDSVANTPGVCLHFINAFTGWTGGDNGDIYKTTNGGLNFYQQSIPVTGGFFTDIEFVNDTTGWAVDVYAILHTTNGGTYVAIEPISNNIPNEFRLFQNYPNPFNPVTTIEFELPIEDNIKILVYDILGREVNRINENRLKAGKYKFEFSGEALSSGIYFYTLYYSKGKISKKMILNK is encoded by the coding sequence ATGAAAAAAGCAGTTTACATATTACTCACTATTTCATTGTTTCACTCATTCGCAGGTGCACAGTGGGTGCAGCAAAATGGCGGGACTACCGTAACACTTTATAACATAGATTTTGTGGACGTAAATACAGGATGGATTGTCGGTACAGCAAGCAAAATCCTTAAAACCACTAACGGAGGATTAAACTGGGTTACTCAGATACCTTCGATACCACTCAACAGAGAGCTGAACGATATTCAGATGTTTGATGCAAATACAGGTTATATAGCCGGCTGGACGAATACTTTTTTAAAGACAACAAATGGAGGAGATAACTGGGTTCAGCTTTCTGGACCATCGGTTACCAATGGTTCATTGAACGCAATAAGTTTTAATGATGTAAATACAGGTTGGGTATGTGCCTTCCTAGGTATAATTTGGCGGACAACAAATGGAGGATTAACATGGGACTCTTTGAATACCGGCAATACAGCACAGTTGAGAGACATACAATTTATAAACTCACAGACAGGGTGGGTTACAGGTGACGTTGGTTATATGCGCAAAACCACAAACGGGGGGTTAAACTGGTTCTTTCAGTTCTTTGGAACCTTTTCAGATTACTGGTATAATTCTCTTATGTTTATTAATGTTAATACTGGCTGGGTAGTTAGTTACAATAACAAGATATTTAGAACAACAAATGCGGGATTAAACTGGGACTCAGTAGCTAATACACCCGGCGTATGTTTACATTTTATCAATGCCTTTACTGGTTGGACTGGAGGAGACAACGGTGATATTTATAAAACAACGAATGGAGGGCTAAATTTTTACCAACAAAGCATACCAGTTACGGGCGGCTTTTTTACTGATATAGAATTTGTTAATGATACAACGGGTTGGGCAGTTGATGTGTACGCAATATTGCATACGACTAATGGCGGGACATATGTGGCAATAGAACCTATAAGCAATAATATTCCGAATGAATTCAGATTGTTCCAAAACTATCCCAATCCTTTCAACCCCGTTACAACTATAGAATTTGAATTACCAATAGAGGACAATATTAAAATACTTGTATATGATATTTTAGGAAGAGAAGTTAACCGAATAAATGAAAACAGACTAAAAGCAGGAAAATATAAATTTGAGTTCAGCGGTGAGGCGTTAAGTTCTGGTATATACTTTTATACCTTATATTATTCAAAAGGTAAAATATCAAAAAAGATGATATTAAATAAATAG